The following proteins are encoded in a genomic region of Thermus sp. LT1-2-5:
- the soxX gene encoding sulfur oxidation c-type cytochrome SoxX yields the protein MKKALLSLLAVAFVALGLAQHYLGGRELELIQTGGKAYAEVFLNQRPDQALCSIHKNRLPAELLPQFLEEQRSLIKYPASGKLMGDWKKGGAIFNNLQKANCFSCHFGSPVHLGGDVGPSLEKYGLKRGQSEAVQRYTYEVIYNSWAYFPCTVMYRFGAQGLLTPEEIADVVAYLLDPESEFNTKPAVGSR from the coding sequence ATGAAGAAGGCGCTTTTGTCCCTTCTGGCAGTCGCCTTTGTGGCCTTGGGCCTTGCCCAGCACTATTTGGGAGGAAGGGAGCTGGAGCTCATCCAGACCGGGGGGAAGGCTTACGCCGAGGTCTTCCTAAACCAGCGCCCGGATCAGGCCCTGTGCTCCATCCACAAAAACCGCCTTCCCGCCGAGCTCTTGCCCCAGTTTTTGGAGGAGCAGAGGAGCCTCATCAAGTACCCAGCGAGCGGGAAGCTAATGGGGGACTGGAAAAAGGGCGGGGCCATCTTCAACAACCTCCAGAAGGCCAACTGTTTTTCCTGCCACTTCGGCTCCCCCGTGCACTTGGGAGGGGATGTGGGGCCGAGCCTAGAAAAGTACGGGCTAAAGCGGGGCCAGTCCGAGGCGGTGCAGCGGTACACCTACGAGGTGATTTATAACTCTTGGGCCTACTTCCCCTGCACGGTGATGTACCGCTTCGGCGCCCAAGGCCTCCTCACCCCGGAGGAGATCGCCGATGTGGTGGCCTACCTCCTGGACCCGGAGTCCGAGTTCAACACCAAGCCCGCTGTGGGGTCTAGATGA
- the soxA gene encoding sulfur oxidation c-type cytochrome SoxA, translated as MRPKAWWVVGAVLVLASALAQESPDPREEAKRQKELLLQTAGILPTELVVLQGEELFNRKGPSGRTMAECDFGLGKGVLEGAAARLPRYFLDTGQVEDLDGRILTCMTRVQGFKPSEVRRSEVVAVAFYIASKSTGHKIQVRLLFPQERELYALGEKLFYARSGARDVGCATCHVTYVGKRAGVLPYADVLGKDKSWTHWPAYRYSNDQTWTMQDRIRACYGNIAHPQPDLYSLSILALELYLAYHSNGAVVEEWPAFVR; from the coding sequence ATGCGGCCCAAGGCGTGGTGGGTGGTAGGCGCGGTCCTGGTCTTGGCCTCGGCCCTAGCCCAGGAAAGCCCCGACCCGCGAGAGGAGGCCAAGCGGCAAAAGGAGCTTCTCCTGCAGACTGCGGGTATCCTGCCCACGGAACTTGTGGTCCTGCAAGGGGAGGAGCTCTTTAACCGGAAGGGACCCTCGGGCAGGACGATGGCTGAGTGCGACTTTGGCCTTGGGAAGGGGGTTTTGGAGGGGGCCGCCGCCCGGCTTCCCCGCTACTTCCTGGACACGGGCCAGGTGGAGGACCTGGATGGCCGCATCCTTACCTGCATGACCCGGGTCCAGGGGTTTAAGCCAAGCGAGGTGCGGCGCTCTGAGGTGGTGGCCGTGGCCTTTTACATCGCCAGCAAGTCCACGGGCCACAAGATCCAGGTGCGCCTCCTCTTCCCCCAAGAGCGTGAGCTTTACGCTCTAGGGGAGAAGCTCTTTTACGCCCGCTCGGGGGCTAGGGATGTGGGCTGCGCCACCTGCCACGTGACTTACGTGGGCAAGCGGGCTGGGGTCTTGCCCTACGCCGACGTGCTGGGGAAGGACAAGTCTTGGACCCACTGGCCCGCTTACCGCTACTCCAACGACCAGACCTGGACCATGCAGGACCGCATCCGGGCCTGCTACGGCAACATTGCCCACCCGCAGCCGGACCTTTACTCCCTGTCCATCCTGGCCTTAGAGCTTTACCTGGCCTACCACAGCAACGGGGCGGTGGTGGAGGAGTGGCCCGCCTTCGTGCGGTAG
- the soxZ gene encoding thiosulfate oxidation carrier complex protein SoxZ, producing the protein MPIRTIVRLTPAKPKAGEEFKLQAVAQHPNEPGTRRDAQGNLIPANYIDLVEVYFEGEKVAEARLGPSIATNPNCVFKFKAEKPGTYTIKLKDTSGDTGEAQVKLELA; encoded by the coding sequence ATGCCCATCCGCACCATCGTTCGTCTCACCCCGGCCAAGCCCAAGGCGGGGGAAGAGTTCAAGCTTCAGGCGGTGGCCCAGCACCCTAACGAGCCGGGCACCCGCCGCGACGCCCAGGGGAACCTTATCCCCGCCAACTACATCGACTTGGTGGAAGTCTACTTCGAAGGGGAGAAGGTGGCGGAGGCCCGTCTTGGCCCATCTATAGCTACCAATCCCAACTGCGTCTTTAAGTTTAAGGCGGAAAAGCCGGGGACCTACACCATAAAGCTTAAGGACACCAGCGGCGACACCGGGGAAGCCCAGGTAAAGCTGGAGCTAGCCTAA
- the soxY gene encoding thiosulfate oxidation carrier protein SoxY — MNRRAFLKTTGAALSALAVAGLPAMAQGLEGEDLAHLEKALQETLGKGFKDLTPSNLVKLTMPAIAESGANVSAEVEVSLPANQVKVIHLFADKNPTPHISAYMPIKAEPYFQTRIRLAETSAVRAVVETTDGKLLLASASTRVTVGGCG; from the coding sequence GTGAATAGGCGAGCGTTTCTGAAGACGACCGGAGCGGCCCTTTCCGCCCTCGCCGTGGCGGGGCTACCCGCCATGGCCCAAGGGTTGGAAGGCGAAGACCTGGCCCACCTGGAAAAGGCCTTGCAGGAGACCCTGGGCAAGGGCTTTAAGGACCTCACCCCCTCTAACCTGGTTAAACTCACCATGCCGGCCATTGCGGAGAGCGGGGCCAACGTGTCCGCCGAGGTGGAGGTGAGCCTGCCCGCAAACCAGGTGAAGGTTATCCATCTTTTCGCCGATAAGAACCCTACACCCCACATCTCCGCTTACATGCCCATTAAGGCTGAACCCTACTTCCAAACGCGGATCCGTTTGGCGGAAACCTCGGCCGTCCGAGCCGTGGTGGAAACCACCGACGGCAAGCTACTTTTGGCCTCAGCCAGCACCCGCGTGACCGTGGGGGGCTGCGGTTAA
- a CDS encoding thioredoxin family protein: MILLSVALAAPDFGRWYPFPQAQALAQEHARVLMVYFHSAHCPYCEQMNTFVLSDPAVSRLLEEHFVVASVGTDTLEGQDLARRFRVPGTPTFVFLAPRKGAWEEVGRLFGSRPRAQFLNELRQICAKGGACE, encoded by the coding sequence ATGATCCTCCTGAGCGTGGCGCTAGCGGCGCCGGACTTCGGGCGCTGGTATCCCTTTCCCCAAGCCCAGGCCTTGGCTCAGGAGCACGCCCGGGTGCTCATGGTGTACTTTCACAGCGCCCACTGTCCCTACTGTGAGCAGATGAACACCTTTGTTCTCTCCGACCCTGCGGTGAGTCGCCTTTTGGAAGAGCACTTTGTGGTGGCCTCCGTGGGCACAGATACCCTGGAGGGGCAAGACCTGGCCCGGCGCTTCCGTGTACCGGGCACTCCTACCTTTGTCTTCCTCGCCCCCCGGAAGGGGGCGTGGGAAGAGGTGGGTCGGCTTTTTGGCAGCCGGCCCCGGGCGCAGTTCTTGAATGAGCTGCGCCAGATATGCGCCAAAGGAGGTGCGTGTGAATAG
- the cycA gene encoding cytochrome C-552 — MKRTFMVFLLLGGLALAQADGAKLYAQCAGCHQANGQGIPGAFPPLAGHVAEILAKQGGREYLIKVLLWGLQGQIEVKGMKYNGAMPAYNGLKDEEIAALLNHIATAWGDDKKVQGFKPFTPAEVKALRDKKLTPQQVLEERKKLGLK; from the coding sequence ATGAAACGGACCTTTATGGTTTTCCTCCTCCTCGGCGGCCTGGCCTTAGCCCAGGCGGACGGCGCCAAGCTCTACGCCCAGTGTGCGGGCTGCCACCAGGCGAACGGCCAAGGGATCCCGGGAGCTTTCCCTCCCTTGGCGGGCCACGTGGCGGAGATCCTGGCTAAGCAGGGAGGGCGGGAGTACCTGATCAAGGTGCTCCTCTGGGGCCTCCAGGGGCAGATCGAGGTCAAGGGCATGAAGTACAACGGGGCCATGCCTGCCTATAACGGCCTCAAGGACGAGGAAATCGCCGCCCTCCTCAACCACATCGCCACGGCTTGGGGCGACGACAAGAAGGTACAGGGCTTTAAGCCTTTCACCCCGGCCGAGGTCAAGGCCCTGCGGGATAAGAAGCTCACCCCACAGCAGGTCCTGGAGGAGCGTAAGAAGCTGGGCCTGAAGTAA
- a CDS encoding ABC transporter ATP-binding protein translates to MLAFTLEKRFPGFHLEVALEVQEGEVLALLGPSGSGKSTLLRLIAGLLPPDGGFVRFGPLDLTPLPPEKRGVGFLFQDYALFPHLSVAENIAFPLVEARWPKARRDERVGELLLRMELSPHARKRPEALSGGEKQRVALARALAAKPRLLLLDEPLGALDLRLREELLFFLRKTLREEGVTTLLVTHDQKEAFLLAERVAVLREGRLVQVGTPEAVYARPKDAWTARFLGHKNLLGLEESLRLGLPPRLHLLPPRALRLGGGWAGVVEERLFYGNRVGLWVQVRGVRLYLEAEEGPKEGDEVGLHLDLAQAVALEG, encoded by the coding sequence GTGCTGGCCTTTACCCTGGAAAAGCGCTTCCCCGGTTTTCACCTGGAGGTGGCCCTCGAGGTCCAAGAGGGCGAGGTCCTCGCCCTCCTCGGGCCTTCCGGCAGCGGGAAGAGCACCCTCCTCAGGCTCATCGCCGGCCTCCTCCCTCCCGATGGAGGCTTTGTGCGCTTCGGCCCCCTGGACCTCACCCCCCTCCCCCCCGAAAAGCGGGGAGTGGGTTTTCTCTTCCAGGACTACGCCCTCTTCCCCCACCTCAGCGTGGCGGAGAACATCGCCTTTCCCCTGGTGGAGGCCCGCTGGCCCAAGGCCCGGCGGGATGAAAGGGTGGGGGAGCTCCTCCTTCGCATGGAGCTTTCCCCCCACGCCCGCAAGCGGCCCGAGGCCCTCTCGGGAGGGGAAAAGCAACGGGTAGCCTTAGCCAGGGCGCTTGCGGCAAAGCCCCGCCTCCTCCTCCTGGACGAGCCCTTGGGAGCTTTAGACCTTAGGCTGCGGGAGGAGCTCCTCTTCTTCCTCCGCAAGACCCTGCGGGAAGAAGGCGTCACCACCCTCTTGGTGACCCACGACCAAAAGGAGGCTTTCCTCCTGGCGGAAAGGGTGGCGGTGCTACGGGAAGGGAGGCTCGTCCAGGTGGGCACGCCGGAAGCGGTCTACGCCCGGCCCAAAGACGCCTGGACCGCCCGCTTCCTCGGGCACAAGAACCTGCTTGGCCTCGAGGAGAGCCTGCGGCTAGGGCTCCCACCCAGGCTTCACCTCCTTCCTCCCCGGGCCTTGCGCCTGGGCGGGGGATGGGCAGGGGTGGTGGAGGAACGGCTGTTCTACGGGAACCGGGTGGGGCTATGGGTGCAGGTCCGGGGGGTGAGGCTTTACCTGGAAGCGGAGGAGGGCCCAAAGGAAGGGGACGAGGTGGGGCTCCACCTGGACTTGGCCCAGGCGGTAGCCTTGGAGGGATGA
- a CDS encoding thiamine diphosphokinase — protein MNRFALLLGGPLLVTEALKARLEGHRLLAADSGGRHALALGLTPEVWLGDFDSSPPWLQSALPSPKEALPREKDLTDGEALLQKALALGAGEVLLLGGIGGRLDHTLAHLALSFSLAEEGVKVALTDGLTWAYPLLPGTHAFPLAAGTPFSLLPFPEATLTLEGARWNLPLTHLKATTRTLENEALGAVRIEVATGRALLYVY, from the coding sequence ATGAACCGCTTCGCCCTCCTCTTAGGAGGCCCCCTGCTGGTGACGGAGGCCCTCAAGGCGAGGCTGGAAGGCCACCGCCTCCTGGCGGCGGACTCGGGGGGAAGACACGCCCTCGCCTTAGGGCTCACCCCAGAGGTCTGGCTTGGCGACTTTGACTCAAGCCCCCCCTGGCTGCAGTCCGCCCTGCCCTCCCCCAAGGAGGCCTTGCCCCGGGAAAAGGACCTGACCGACGGGGAAGCCCTTCTGCAAAAGGCCTTGGCCCTGGGAGCGGGGGAGGTGCTTTTGCTCGGGGGGATTGGGGGGAGGCTGGACCACACCCTGGCCCACCTGGCCCTTTCCTTTTCCCTGGCGGAAGAAGGGGTCAAGGTGGCCCTCACCGACGGGCTTACCTGGGCCTACCCCCTTCTTCCCGGGACGCACGCCTTTCCCTTAGCGGCGGGCACCCCCTTTAGCCTCCTCCCTTTTCCCGAGGCCACCTTGACCCTGGAAGGGGCTCGCTGGAACCTCCCCTTGACCCACTTAAAGGCCACCACCCGCACCCTGGAGAACGAGGCCTTGGGGGCGGTCCGGATCGAGGTGGCGACCGGGCGGGCGCTGCTCTACGTCTATTGA
- a CDS encoding DUF815 domain-containing protein, whose translation MDHPKTPLDLLPLDLPQGEPWGYALAQSLLKAPWAFRALRATPGILDLIRLDLEALYLELERLRQEYPLRSLGERPPHPAEEGALKALLARDPEAMAAVLKAHGPWPFTLHRAFRFDGELHPLPSPRLPRPGELLGYEAQRQALEENARRFLAGKPALHTLLYGARGTGKSTAAKGLLHLEGARMVEVEPKALFRLETLLETLASLPHRFFLFLDDLSLDPEDEAFHHLKALLEGSLEGAAENVLLLATSNRRHLVRRLGENPLPGEAPEAWDALQDTLALSERFGLVLTFPPFDKGLYLQAVAHHLGRPLSQGEAEEALRFALQKGFSGRVARQFASLLR comes from the coding sequence ATGGACCACCCCAAGACCCCCTTGGACCTTTTGCCCCTGGACCTTCCCCAAGGGGAGCCCTGGGGCTACGCCTTGGCGCAAAGCCTCCTCAAGGCCCCTTGGGCCTTCCGGGCCCTGAGGGCCACCCCGGGGATCTTGGACCTGATCCGGCTAGACCTCGAGGCCCTCTACCTGGAGCTGGAGCGCCTCCGCCAGGAATACCCCTTGCGAAGCCTGGGGGAGCGCCCGCCCCACCCAGCGGAGGAAGGGGCGCTTAAGGCCCTCCTCGCCCGCGATCCGGAGGCCATGGCGGCGGTCCTAAAGGCCCACGGGCCCTGGCCCTTCACCCTGCACCGCGCCTTCCGCTTTGACGGGGAGCTCCACCCTCTCCCCTCCCCCCGCCTGCCCCGGCCCGGGGAGCTTTTGGGCTATGAAGCCCAACGCCAAGCCCTGGAGGAAAACGCCCGCCGCTTCTTGGCAGGCAAGCCCGCCCTCCACACCCTCCTTTACGGGGCCCGGGGCACGGGGAAAAGCACCGCCGCCAAGGGGTTATTGCACCTGGAAGGGGCCCGCATGGTGGAGGTGGAGCCCAAGGCCCTTTTCCGGCTGGAAACCCTGCTAGAAACCCTGGCCTCCCTGCCTCACCGCTTTTTCCTCTTCCTGGACGACCTCTCCCTGGACCCTGAGGACGAGGCCTTCCACCACCTCAAGGCGCTTTTGGAGGGAAGCCTCGAGGGGGCGGCGGAAAACGTCCTCCTCCTGGCCACCTCCAACCGCCGCCACCTGGTGCGCCGCCTGGGGGAAAACCCCTTGCCGGGCGAGGCCCCCGAGGCCTGGGATGCCCTTCAGGACACCTTGGCCCTTTCCGAGCGCTTCGGCCTGGTCCTCACCTTCCCCCCCTTCGACAAGGGGCTCTACCTCCAGGCGGTGGCCCACCACCTGGGCCGCCCCCTGAGCCAAGGGGAAGCGGAGGAAGCCCTCCGCTTTGCCCTGCAAAAGGGCTTTTCCGGCCGGGTGGCCCGGCAGTTTGCAAGCCTCCTCCGCTAG
- a CDS encoding CTP synthase: MSGVSDSPTRPRKYVFVTGGVVSSLGKGILTSSLGALFRARGYRVTAIKIDPYVNVDAGTMRPYEHGEVFVTADGAETDLDIGHYERFLDMDLSRGNNLTTGQVYLSVIQKERRGEYLSQTVQVIPHITDEIKDRIRKVAEEQKAEVVVVEVGGTVGDIESLPFLEAIRQFRFDEGEANTFYIHLTLVPYLETSEEFKTKPTQHSVATLRGVGIQPDAVVLRSVKPVPEEVRNKVALFTNVRPGHVFSSPNVEHLYEVPLLLEEQGLGRAVERALGLEPVFPNLAFWQEAVRVLKHPERTVRIAVAGKYVKMPDAYLSLLEALKHAGIKNRARVEVKWVDAEALEAGDLDEAFADVAGILVPGGFGVRGIEGKVRAAQYARERKIPYLGICLGLQIAVIEFARNVAGLKGANSTEFDPYTPHPVIDLMPEQLEVEGLGGTMRLGDWPMRIKEGTLLHRLYGKEEVMERHRHRYEVNPLYVDQLERAGLVISATTPGMRGRGAGLVEAIELKDHPFFLGLQSHPEFKSRPMRPSPPFAGFVEAALRQLG; encoded by the coding sequence GTGAGCGGGGTTTCCGATAGCCCAACAAGGCCCAGGAAGTACGTGTTCGTCACCGGAGGGGTGGTGTCCAGCCTGGGGAAGGGGATCCTCACTTCCTCCCTGGGGGCTCTGTTCCGGGCCCGGGGATACCGGGTCACGGCCATCAAGATTGACCCCTACGTGAACGTGGACGCGGGCACCATGCGCCCCTATGAGCACGGGGAGGTCTTCGTCACCGCCGACGGGGCGGAAACCGACTTGGACATCGGCCACTACGAGCGCTTTTTGGACATGGACCTCTCCCGGGGGAACAACCTTACCACCGGCCAGGTCTACCTCTCCGTGATCCAGAAGGAGCGCCGGGGCGAGTACCTTTCCCAGACGGTCCAGGTCATCCCCCACATCACCGACGAGATCAAAGACCGCATCCGCAAGGTGGCGGAGGAGCAGAAGGCGGAGGTGGTGGTGGTGGAGGTGGGGGGAACGGTGGGGGATATAGAAAGCCTCCCCTTTTTGGAGGCCATCCGCCAGTTCCGCTTTGATGAGGGGGAGGCCAACACCTTTTACATCCACCTCACCCTGGTGCCTTACCTGGAAACTAGCGAGGAGTTCAAGACCAAGCCCACGCAGCACTCCGTGGCCACCTTGCGGGGGGTGGGCATCCAGCCTGACGCCGTCGTTCTGCGCTCCGTGAAGCCCGTGCCCGAGGAGGTGCGGAACAAGGTGGCCCTCTTCACCAACGTGCGCCCCGGGCACGTTTTTTCCAGCCCCAACGTGGAGCACCTCTACGAGGTCCCCCTCCTCCTGGAGGAGCAGGGCCTGGGCCGGGCGGTGGAGCGGGCCTTGGGCCTCGAGCCCGTCTTTCCCAACCTGGCCTTCTGGCAGGAGGCGGTCCGGGTCCTAAAGCACCCCGAGCGCACGGTGCGCATCGCCGTCGCTGGGAAGTACGTGAAGATGCCGGACGCCTACCTTTCCCTCCTCGAGGCCCTCAAGCACGCCGGCATCAAGAACCGGGCCCGGGTGGAGGTGAAGTGGGTGGACGCCGAGGCGCTGGAGGCGGGGGATTTGGACGAGGCCTTCGCCGACGTTGCCGGCATCCTGGTTCCTGGGGGCTTTGGCGTGCGGGGGATTGAGGGGAAGGTGCGGGCGGCCCAGTACGCCCGGGAGCGCAAGATTCCCTACCTCGGCATCTGCTTGGGCCTCCAGATCGCCGTGATCGAGTTCGCCCGGAACGTGGCGGGGCTAAAGGGGGCCAACTCCACCGAGTTTGACCCCTACACGCCCCATCCCGTCATCGACCTGATGCCCGAGCAGCTGGAGGTGGAGGGCCTGGGCGGGACCATGCGCCTGGGGGACTGGCCCATGCGCATCAAGGAGGGCACACTCCTCCACCGCCTCTACGGCAAGGAGGAGGTCATGGAGCGCCACCGCCACCGCTACGAGGTGAACCCCCTTTACGTGGACCAGCTGGAGCGGGCAGGGCTCGTCATCTCCGCCACCACCCCGGGGATGCGGGGCCGAGGCGCAGGGTTGGTGGAGGCCATCGAGCTCAAGGACCACCCCTTCTTCCTGGGCCTCCAGAGCCACCCCGAGTTCAAAAGCCGCCCCATGCGCCCCTCGCCTCCCTTCGCTGGCTTCGTGGAGGCGGCCTTGCGCCAGTTGGGCTAG
- the rplM gene encoding 50S ribosomal protein L13: protein MQTYVPKEIEPRWVLIDAEGKTLGRLATQIATLLRGKHRPDWTPNVAMGDFVVVINADKIRLTGKKLKQKIYTRYSGYQGGLKEIPAEKMLATHPERVLEHAVKGMLPKGPLGRKLFKRLKVYAGPTHPHQAQKPQKLEVK, encoded by the coding sequence ATGCAAACGTACGTGCCGAAGGAAATTGAGCCCCGCTGGGTTCTGATCGACGCCGAGGGCAAGACCCTAGGGCGGCTCGCCACCCAGATCGCCACCCTCCTTAGGGGCAAGCACCGCCCCGACTGGACCCCCAACGTGGCCATGGGGGACTTTGTGGTGGTGATCAACGCCGACAAGATCCGCCTCACGGGGAAGAAGCTCAAGCAGAAGATCTACACCCGCTATAGCGGCTACCAGGGGGGTCTTAAAGAGATCCCGGCGGAGAAGATGCTCGCCACCCACCCCGAGCGGGTACTGGAGCATGCGGTGAAGGGGATGCTTCCCAAGGGCCCCTTGGGGCGGAAGCTCTTCAAGCGGCTTAAGGTCTACGCCGGACCCACCCACCCCCACCAGGCCCAGAAGCCCCAGAAGCTGGAGGTCAAGTGA
- the rpsI gene encoding 30S ribosomal protein S9, with amino-acid sequence MEQYYGTGRRKEAVARVFLRPGSGKVTVNGQDFQDYFQGIVRAVAALEPLRVVDALGRFDAYITVTGGGKSGQIDAIKLGVARALLRYNPDYRAKLKPLGFLTRDPRMVERKKYGKHKARRAPQYSKR; translated from the coding sequence ATGGAGCAGTACTACGGCACCGGAAGGCGCAAGGAGGCGGTGGCCCGGGTCTTCCTCAGGCCCGGAAGCGGCAAGGTCACCGTGAACGGCCAGGACTTCCAGGACTACTTCCAGGGCATCGTGCGGGCGGTGGCGGCCCTGGAGCCTTTGCGGGTGGTGGACGCCTTGGGCCGCTTTGACGCCTACATCACCGTGACAGGGGGCGGCAAGAGCGGCCAGATCGACGCCATCAAGCTGGGGGTGGCCCGGGCCCTTCTGCGGTACAACCCCGACTACCGCGCCAAGCTCAAGCCCTTGGGCTTCCTCACCCGCGACCCCCGCATGGTGGAACGGAAGAAGTACGGCAAGCACAAGGCCCGCCGGGCGCCCCAGTACTCCAAGCGCTAG